In Betta splendens chromosome 3, fBetSpl5.4, whole genome shotgun sequence, the genomic window CGCACCCTCCTGTTGGAGTGTGTTCTGGCTGAGGGGATCAAATTCTTCTGGCTTTGCGTGGGCGGCATCCGTTGTGTGGCACAGGGGTGTTGTCAGTGATGGATACCACCTTCAGGCCTCCCATCGTCAACCCTTTGATTGCAGACTGCACCACAGAGATGAATACAAAGTTAATGGGTATGCAGAGTTAACAGAGCTAATGGGAGCAAATCAAGATGTCTGTGGCTCTTTAAACAGCCTTAAGTTATCCTCATTATAAAAAGTCAGATATCAATTAGAGACATAATTTCTTCTTGCTGTGACAGGTTTATTTATGCTGTACACCCACGTTTAGATCATTAGAGATGGGTCAGTGAATAAATATGCAACAAGTTTCACATTCAGTCTATTATCCTACGATTCAAGTCATTTAATATTACTGAACTGAAAAAtggatttatttaaacatgtgGAAACTTAACATCAGTTAATTAGTCATCAgtcacattaacatttttaaaaagtaatgaTTTGAGgaattttgtttttggaaaaTTCACATCAAGTAGCAGGAAGCTGTGATGGGCAAATTATAGGTCAGGCCTGCAGATGTGGTGTGGTCTCTACTCTGCTTGTGCTGTGTACTGTATCTTTGTTATTGCCGTGAtacaactgtgtttttttgtactCACCAAACGTCCAGGACCAATTCCTTTTACCACAACACGAACAAATGTAACTCCTTTAGCTGTGGCTTTCTGTTCAGAGAAGGAGAGGCAGTTAAAATTAGCGAGCAGCATCCTGCGTTCTTGTTCAGGACTACAACCCAACCTGTTGTCTCATAGCACATCATCATAGTGACATGCAAGAACCTACTATGGCAGCAGAGATGCCTGTAGTCTGAGAAGCGATGGGTGTAGATTTTTTGATGTTCTTGAATCCTTCGGTTCCACAAGACGTCTTGATCATTGACTGACCTGCGTTGTCTGTCACCTGGATGTGTGTGCTGccacagtaaaagaaaaaaggaagctgactcacaactgATGGACATGTTTGTTTACAGAATAGTCAAGTATTATTTAATCTTATGTCACAATGACATATGTGTTTCCATAGCTGTAAAGTATGTCCTACTGCTCATCTGAGTCatagtgatttattacagttattgTGTAACTCTGCAGCTTCCAGTTCCCTTACTTGTTGTATGTGGCTTTAATGTGAGCGATAGGTAACTCCTCAAACTTCTTTCCTTCCCATCTCAGTGGACTGTCCTCACCAGGCAGCGGAGGAAAAATACTGAAGGAGCAAAGTAAATGTATCATTAAGTTTATTATGCTACAGGGAAGAAAAGGAACATTATGCGTACAGTTAACATTACCTATtagagacagacggacagaggaACATATTGTCTCACCTAAAGTCACTGGAGGTTTTTCTAGAGTCTGTGGTTGATGCTGCGCTCTGCTGAAGTCTGACAGCACTGCTGCATAACGTTCGCTGCACACCGCTATTTCCACATCTATTTAAACACACGGTTAACAACGTCTCAACTCGGGGCGTATTGTCCAAAACAAATAACCAAACAAAAACGCGAACagctgtaataataattatcaaCAATTAAAGCTACTGTTATGAAAACTAGCCATTAGCTCACTAGTTAGCTAATCCAAACCATAAAATACTTACAGGGAGCTCCCATGTGTATTTAGGGAAGCAGCCAACATTCGGCATACGTTGTTCGCAGcggtaaataataaacaatttgTTCTATACATGACTGatacaacaataaacaaattaaGAAGGAGTTTCACAAGAAACGTGACATTGAAGGTACTGCTACGACAGATCAGCTCAATAATCTTTTCCTACTTTGGAGGGGTGGCGAGTTCAATGTGACATTGTTTTCTACAATATTCAAAATAAGTAGTAACTTGAAAATTGAACTAAAATTTCAAGCTTGATTTTATAATGATGGTTTTAAATTTATGTTAAAAATTGTAGCTATAGTGatacatttatgttttattaaaacataaatgtttaaaataaaaacacattattttttTCGTCACCCATCTTTACCAGAATGGACCGTTCGGTTGAGCCTGCACAGAACTATGGGTAAAAGTAGCACTATGTTGCATTCAGGTCGTTTCCAACGACTCGTAAATATGATATCTACAATATAAGTGCTTTCACACAGATCTCAAAATAAATAGTTTGAGGCGCGATTTTATACCTAAATAAATAAGTTACATTGTATAGCAATTACTGTGGTTTTTAACAATTTGTTTAGCGTTCAGCGTAAATCCacattataaaaaatatttcttcTGTCTTGTCACACTAAATTTTCTGGCATACACCTTAACGCAGCAGAAGAAAATGGCCGCACCGTGTAGAAGGATGGCGAGTCGgcctctgtctttgtttgtgtcttgtTTAAGCAGGACAACAGTCAGAGAGACGGGTCTTCGTCTGTTTCGCAGCACTCCCGTGTGTCGGGCTACCCCGCAGAGCAAAGCTGTGACAGAAAGTTCTCCGTGGACCTTGATGGCGGCGGCGTGTCTGCAGCGGCTGCCGGTCATCTCCGCCGACCTCAACCCCATAGAGCAGCAGTTCGCGCACTTGATGCAGCAGGTGGGTTTGTTTGGGATGACCGTGATCTCAGTCTTGTGGGGAGCAATAGCAGCGTAGTAGCCGCGATTACGATAAACCCCGATCACGTTTAGAGCCCCATTTCTCATCTCATTACTGATTGGACGACCGACAGCCGGTGATAAGTTAACTCTCTACAGACCCGTGCACTTACCTGTGCCAAGGCACAAAACTAATTTCCTCTTTCATCTAGTTTCTGTCAATTGACAGACCGATTAATTATTGTTCAACCAGCTTGGATATTGCTTTTTTGTGTACAAAGGAAATAATGAAACTGCTATGCAGAATAGAGATACATTTTTTCGATAATGTATTTATAATTATTCAGAACCATCCGTATATTAGATGTACCTGCTTATCCCCAAGAGTAACAAGTTGCTTCTGGTTTACACTGGGTGAAGCCTCAAATAGGGCAAGGCATTAATGCCAGTAAGTCACAGATGCAGGAAAGCATAAAAAAGTAATATCAGCCACATTTGCTTTTTGTAACAATCAGATAGCTGGTAAAAATTTAGAATACAAAATATCAAAATGCTGTTCTTTGATTTGACACATGCACTTGCCCTGGCTTAATttcagatggagctggagaaaagTATGCTTTCAGATCACGAGCAACGGCTGTTGGAGGACAGCGAGAGACTGAGTCGTAAGCAGGCAGAAGACTATGACTCCGACGAAGATGGCGACCACCGAGGAGAGGAGATCATGTTGGCTCAGGACCTCGAAGACTCCTGGGAGCAGAAGCTCAAGAGCTTCCAGCCAGCGccgagggtcagaggtcagtttGGGAGATGAGT contains:
- the mrps11 gene encoding 28S ribosomal protein S11, mitochondrial codes for the protein MYRTNCLLFTAANNVCRMLAASLNTHGSSLCGNSGVQRTLCSSAVRLQQSAASTTDSRKTSSDFSIFPPLPGEDSPLRWEGKKFEELPIAHIKATYNNTHIQVTDNAGQSMIKTSCGTEGFKNIKKSTPIASQTTGISAAIKATAKGVTFVRVVVKGIGPGRLSAIKGLTMGGLKVVSITDNTPVPHNGCRPRKARRI
- the mrpl46 gene encoding 39S ribosomal protein L46, mitochondrial isoform X2 — its product is MAAPCRRMASRPLSLFVSCLSRTTVRETGLRLFRSTPVCRATPQSKAVTESSPWTLMAAACLQRLPVISADLNPIEQQFAHLMQQMELEKSMLSDHEQRLLEDSERLSRKQAEDYDSDEDGDHRGEEIMLAQDLEDSWEQKLKSFQPAPRVRADVDEDVTSVERCLADPLVLLAQQQVGSEKMWLLPQTRWQEGETLRETAERALTSLPAGFKATFLGSAPCGVYKYKLPKAARTADSLGIKVFFFKAILSGGAPPADASSPFVWVKKSELQRYLKPAYTMKLERFIL
- the mrpl46 gene encoding 39S ribosomal protein L46, mitochondrial isoform X1, producing MAAPCRRMASRPLSLFVSCLSRTTVRETGLRLFRSTPVCRATPQSKAVTESSPWTLMAAACLQRLPVISADLNPIEQQFAHLMQQMELEKSMLSDHEQRLLEDSERLSRKQAEDYDSDEDGDHRGEEIMLAQDLEDSWEQKLKSFQPAPRVRADVDEDVTSVERCLADPLVLLAQQQVGSEKMWLLPQTRWQEGETLRETAERALTSLPAAGFKATFLGSAPCGVYKYKLPKAARTADSLGIKVFFFKAILSGGAPPADASSPFVWVKKSELQRYLKPAYTMKLERFIL